In Macaca fascicularis isolate 582-1 chromosome X, T2T-MFA8v1.1, one DNA window encodes the following:
- the FRMPD4 gene encoding FERM and PDZ domain-containing protein 4 isoform X4: protein MPNVLKVYLENGQTKSFRFDCSTSIKDVILTLQEKLSIKGIEHFSLMLEQRTEGAGTKLLLLHEQETLTQVTQRPSSHKMRCLFRISFVPKDPIDLLRRDPVAFEYLYVQSCNDVVQERFGPELKYDIALRLAALQMYIATVTTKQTQKISLKYIEKEWGLETFLPSAVLQSMKEKNIKKALSHLVKANQNLVPPGKKLSALQAKVHYLKFLSDLRLYGGRVFKATLVQAEKRSEVTLLVGPRYGISHVINTKTNLVALLADFSHVNRIEMFSEEESLVRVELHVLDVKPITLLMESSDAMNLACLTAGYYRLLVDSRRSIFNMANKKNTATQETGTENKGKHNLLGPDWNCIPQMTTFIGEGEQEAQITYIDSKQKTVEITDSTICPKEHRHLYIDNTYSSDALNQQLSQPGEAPCEADYRSLAQQSLLTLSGPETLKKAQESPRGAKVSFIFGDFALDDGISPPTLGYETLLDESPEMLEKQRNLYIGSASDMKGLDLTPEAEGIQFVENSVYANIGDVKSFQAAEGIEEPLLHDICYAENTDDAEDEDEVSCEEDLVVGEMNQPAILNLSGSSDDIIDLTSLPPPEGDDNEDDFLLRSLNMAIAAPPPGFRDSSDEEDSQSQAASFPEDKEKGGSLQNDEIPVSLIDAVPTSAEGKCEKGLDNAVVSTLGALETLSVSEEQQTSDNSGVAILRAYSPESSSDSGNETNSSEMTESSELATAQKQSENLSRMFLATHEGYHPLAEEQTEFPASKTPTGGLHPKSSHTLAARPATDLPPKVVPSKQLLHSDHMEMEPETMETKSVTDYFSKLHMGSVAYSCTSKRKSKLADGEGKAPPNGNTIGKKQQGTKTAEMEEDASGKFGTVSSRDSQHLSTFNLERTAFRKDSQRWYVATESGMAEKSGLEAATGKTFPRASGLGAREAEGKEEGAPDGETSDGSGLGQGDHFLTDVTCASSAKDLDNPEDADSSTCDHPSKLPEADESVAHLCDYHLAKRMSSLQSEGHFSLQSSQGSSVDAGCGTGSSGSACATPVESPLCPSLGKHLIPDASGKGVNYIPSEERAPGLPNHGATFKELHPQTEGMCPRMTVPALHTAINTEPLFGTLRDGCHRLPKIKETTALTEPGKERRGGMPSAWSQHPEADPILLPSNIHSESKVPIPNQDPNDFSQANQAYGEAVSWRPPDLRGGSLRTPPSQKALRHSSSVLSGSVDLETFRERTKGAVSLKCPGITEAQEASSERRAELPLGRKLTKSFSQSSMHLSSEGRFHKRSPVAHKDSKLYRTLPLRKLEGSNWRCRGPFSYCFLNRGQDEDGEEEEERGEATVQVACLYRPQMTQATPEPSSPCLAVAIQKQGGELSRGSVLKVWAEDLRGPDDLDFSNLAFDARIARINALKESTYAMPDGFLAAQNDANELLCLVRATKEKKEESRPEAYDLTLSQYKQLLSIESRQLGSACRKMAMAEKSPEEMLLAMTSSFQVLCCLTEACMRLVKVVNSETQRQEIVGKIDEVVINYICLLKAAEAATGKNPGDPNVGFSVRHSTTMAALVSTLTRSLKRLLNK, encoded by the exons AGTTGTAACGATGTGGTTCAGGAGCGATTTGGGCCGGAGCTGAAATATGACATAGCCCTGCGGCTGGCCGCATTACAAATGTACATTGCAACCGTTACCACCAAGCAAACGCAGAAAATCTCCCTCAAATACATCGA AAAAGAATGGGGATTAGAGACTTTTCTTCCCTCTGCTGTGCTGCAAAGCATGAAAGAGAAGAACATAAAGAAAGCACTTTCACACCTTGTCAAAGCAAATCAGAACTTGGTACCACCGGGTAAAAAG cTCTCTGCACTACAAGCCAAGGTCCATTATCTCAAGTTCCTCAGTGACCTGCGATTGTATGGGGGCCGTGTGTTCAAGGCAACATTAGtg CAGGCAGAAAAGCGCTCGGAAGTGACTCTCCTGGTTGGGCCCCGGTATGGCATAAGCCATGTCATCAACACCAAAACCAACCTGGTGGCTCTTTTAGCCGACTTTAGCCACGTCAACAGGATTGAAATGTTTTCCGAGGAGGAGAGCTTGGTGCGGGTGGAACTCCACGTGCTAGATGTGAAG CCCATCACACTTCTGATGGAATCCTCAGATGCCATGAACCTGGCCTGCTTAACAGCTGGATACTACCGACTGCTTGTTGATTCCAGGAGGTCGATATTTAACATGGCCAACAAGAAAAACACAGCGACCCAGGAAACAG GAACTGAAAACAAGGGGAAGCATAACCTCCTTGGCCCAGATTGGAACTGTATACCCCAAATGACCACCTTTATTGGCGAAGGGGAACAAGAAGCCCAGATAACATACATAGATTCAAAGCAGAAGACGGTGGAGATCACAGACAGCACCATATGTCCAAAAGAGCACCGGCACTTGTACATAGACAACACCTATAGTTCAGATGCACTTAACCAGCAGCTGAGCCAGCCCGGGGAGGCCCCCTGTGAGGCAGACTATAGAAGTCTCGCTCAGCAGTCCCTATTGACCCTCTCAGGACCAGAAACTCTGAAGAAAGCACAGGAATCTCCGAGAGGAGCTAAAGTGTCCTTTATTTTTGGAGACTTTGCCTTGGATGATGGTATTAGTCCCCCAACCCTCGGCTATGAAACACTACTAGATGAGAGTCCTGAAATGCTGGAGAAGCAGAGAAATCTCTACATCGGCAGTGCCAGTGACATGAAGGGCCTGGATCTCactccagaggcagagggcaTCCAGTTTGTGGAAAATTCTGTTTATGCAAACATAGGCGATGTGAAGAGCTTCCAGGCTGCAGAGGGGATCGAGGAGCCCCTCTTGCATGACATCTGTTATGCAGAAAACACTGATGACGCAGAGGATGAGGACGAGGTGAGCTGTGAGGAGGACCTCGTGGTGGGGGAGATGAACCAGCCGGCCATCCTCAACCTGTCTGGGTCAAGCGATGACATCATTGACCTCACATCCCTGCCCCCTCCAGAAGGTGATGACAATGAGGATGACTTCCTGTTGCGTTCCTTGAACATGGCCATTGCCGCACCCCCACCTGGCTTTAGAGACAGTTCAGATGAAGAGGACTCTCAGAGCCAGGCAGCTTCCTTCCCCGAGGACAAGGAGAAAGGCGGCAGCCTGCAAAATGATGAGATCCCCGTGTCCCTCATTGACGCTGTGCCCACCAGCGCCGAAGGCAAGTGTGAGAAGGGACTGGATAATGCCGTTGTCTCCACGCTGGGAGCTCTAGAGACTCTATCCGTGTCAGAAGAACAGCAGACCAGTGACAATTCAG GTGTAGCCATCTTGCGGGCTTATAGTCCTGAGTCTTCGTCAGACTCGGGCAATGAAACTAACTCTTCTGAAATGACTGAGAGTTCTGAACTGGCCACAGCACAAAAACAGTCAGAAAACCTCTCCCGCATGTTCTTGGCCACTCACGAAGGCTACCACCCCCTTGCAGAAGAGCAGACTGAGTTCCCGGCCTCCAAGACCCCCACTGGGGGCTTGCATCCAAAGTCCTCGCACACCCTGGCTGCTAGGCCAGCAACTGACCTCCCGCCCAAAGTTGTGCCTTCCAAGCAGTTACTTCACTCAGACCACATGGAGATGGAGCCTGAAACCATGGAGACTAAGTCAGTCACTGACTATTTCAGCAAACTGCACATGGGGTCGGTGGCATACTCCTGCACTagcaaaaggaaaagcaagcTGGCCGATGGTGAGGGGAAGGCACCCCCTAATGGGAACACAATAGGAAAAAAACAGCAGGGGACCAAAACGGCAGAGATGGAGGAGGACGCCAGTGGTAAATTTGGTACTGTGTCTTCACGGGACAGTCAACACCTGAGCACTTTTAACCTGGAGAGAACTGCCTTTCGCAAGGACAGCCAAAGATGGTATGTGGCCACTGAAAGCGGGATGGCTGAAAAAAGTGGATTAGAAGCAGCAACGGGGAAAACCTTTCCAAGAGCTTCTGGTCTTGGGGCAAGGGAGgctgaagggaaggaagaaggagctCCTGATGGAGAAACCAGTGATGGCTCAGGACTTGGTCAAGGGGACCACTTCTTAACTGACGTGACCTGTGCATCTTCAGCCAAAGACTTAGATAACCCAGAGGACGCTGACTCGTCCACCTGCGACCATCCTTCCAAGCTTCCTGAGGCTGATGAGAGTGTGGCCCACCTTTGTGACTACCACTTGGCCAAGCGGATGTCATCGCTGCAAAGCGAGGGCCATTTTTCTCTGCAGAGCTCCCAAGGCTCTTCAGTGGATGCAGGCTGTGGCACGGGCAGCAGCGGCAGTGCCTGCGCCACACCCGTGGAGTCGCCGCTCTGCCCCTCCCTAGGGAAGCACTTGATTCCTGACGCTTCTGGGAAAGGCGTGAATTACATTCCTTCAGAGGAGAGAGCCCCTGGGCTTCCCAACCACGGAGCCACCTTTAAGGAACTGCACCCACAGACAGAAGGGATGTGTCCACGAATGACAGTGCCTGCTCTGCACACAGCCATTAACACCGAACCCCTGTTTGGCACATTGAGAGATGGATGCCATCGGCTCCCCAAGATTAAGGAAACCACAG CTTTGACAGAGCCTGGGAAGGAGAGACGAGGAGGCATGCCTTCAGCTTGGTCTCAACATCCTGAAGCTGATCCCATCCTGCTACCATCAAACATTCACTCGGAATCAAAGGTGCCAATTCCAAATCAAGACCCTAATGATTTCTCCCAAGCAAATCAGGCATATGGAGAGGCTGTGAGCTGGCGGCCACCGGATCTGAGAGGGGGAAGCCTCAGGACACCCCCCAGCCAGAAGGCTCTGAGACATAGCAGCAGTGTCCTCTCCGGATCTGTCGATTTGGAGACCTTCCGAGAGAGAACCAAGGGTGCAGTCAGCTTAAAGTGTCCAGGCATCACAGAAGCACAGGAGGCCAGTTCTGAAAGGCGAGCAGAACTCCCCCTGGGGAGGAAGCTCACCAAAAGTTTTTCCCAAAGCTCGATGCACTTGAGCTCCGAGGGGAGGTTTCACAAAAGGTCCCCAGTGGCTCATAAAGACTCAAAGCTGTATAGGACATTACCCTTGCGGAAGCTGGAGGGCAGCAATTGGAGATGCCGGGGACCCTTCAGCTATTGCTTCCTGAACCGAGGGCAGGATGAAGatggtgaggaagaggaggagagaggagaggccaCCGTCCAGGTCGCTTGCCTCTATAGACCACAGATGACTCAAGCCACGCCAGAACCAAGCAGCCCATGTCTGGCTGTGGCAATTCAGAAGCAAGGAGGGGAGCTATCCAGAGGGTCAGTGCTGAAGGTCTGGGCAGAAGACCTGCGAGGCCCAGATGACTTGGACTTCAGCAACCTGGCTTTTGATGCCCGGATTGCAAGAATAAATGCCCTAAAGGAGAGCACATATGCAATGCCTGATGGGTTCCTTGCAGCCCAAAATGATGCCAATGAGCTGCTCTGTCTCGTCAGGGcaacaaaggagaagaaagaggagtcaCGCCCTGAAGCATACGACCTTACACTTTCTCAGTACAAGCAACTGTTGTCCATTGAGTCCAGACAGTTGGGAAGTGCCTGTAGGAAAATGGCGATGGCTGAGAAAAGCCCGGAGGAGATGCTCCTAGCTATGACTTCCAGCTTTCAAGTGCTCTGTTGCCTAACAGAAGCTTGCATGCGATTAGTTAAAGTCGTGAACTCAGAAACACAGCGGCAGGAAATTGTAGGGAAGATCGATGAAGTGGTCATAAATTACATTTGTCTACTGAAAGCTGCCGAAGCAGCCACTGGAAAGAACCCTGGGGACCCTAATGTTGGATTCTCGGTGCGACACTCAACCACCATGGCCGCTCTCGTAAGCACACTGACACGTTCTCTCAAGAggcttttaaacaaataa